One region of Fragaria vesca subsp. vesca linkage group LG4, FraVesHawaii_1.0, whole genome shotgun sequence genomic DNA includes:
- the LOC101313795 gene encoding uncharacterized protein LOC101313795: MSNEQPKKRKTNLISSYFTKPNRGDATASDAPTPSSPLIPIEIQSSGIDSLNNTNAIERDPGKRCPIWKYPVNERDSIRRAYSLLGPMQPECEFPFSQYGDQQRKFQFSWFKDNPWLEYSEAKNRAYCFPCFLFDIETSHNKAFTVEGFTNWKRTVPSDNAFLNHVGGITSPHNGAMQKWDSLRNPSSQIETIFSSKSAKDVEDNRLRLIASIEGVRYLANQGIAFRGHDESEDSLNQGPFRQLIKSFGRVNAEIKRVTLGNAPGNAKYISPSILKEILNILGNQ, encoded by the coding sequence ATGTCGAACGAACAACCAAAAAAGAGGAAGACAAACTTGATCAGTTCATACTTTACAAAGCCTAATCGTGGTGATGCTACTGCTAGTGATGCCCCAACCCCAAGCTCTCCATTGATTCCTATTGAGATTCAAAGCAGTGGTATTGATTCATTGAATAATACCAATGCTATTGAACGTGACCCGGGAAAACGCTGTCCTATATGGAAATATCCAGTTAATGAACGTGATTCGATCAGAAGAGCATATAGTCTGTTGGGTCCAATGCAACCTGAATGTGAGTTTCCCTTCTCTCAATACGGTGATCAACAACGTAAGTTTCAGTTTTCTTGGTTTAAAGATAATCCATGGCTTGAGTATTCAGAGGCTAAGAATAGGGCATATTGTTTCCCCTGTTTTCTTTTTGATATTGAAACTTCTCATAACAAAGCATTCACTGTTGAGGGGTTTACAAATTGGAAGAGGACTGTGCCTAGTGATAATGCTTTTTTGAATCATGTAGGAGGCATTACATCACCACATAATGGTGCAATGCAAAAGTGGGATTCATTACGAAACCCATCTAGCCAAATTGAGACAATTTTTAGTTCAAAATCAGCAAAGGATGTGGAGGATAACCGATTAAGACTCATAGCTTCTATAGAGGGTGTTAGATACCTAGCTAACCAAGGAATTGCCTTTAGAGGCCATGATGAGTCTGAAGATTCATTGAACCAAGGACCGTTTAGGCAACTTATCAAATCATTTGGAAGAGTTAATGCCGAGATCAAAAGAGTTACATTAGGAAATGCTCCCGGAAATGCCAAATATATTAGTCCATCTATTTTAAAGGAGATTCTTAATATTCTTGGTAACCAATGA
- the LOC101314079 gene encoding uncharacterized protein LOC101314079, with translation MRVDEMVAMFLFILGHHKKNRVIKFDFLRSGEMISRCFNKVLNGVLRLSDNLLKSPEPVLNNSTDDRWKWFKNCLGALDGTYIRVNVPEKDKPRYHTRKNKIATNVLGVCSQDMKFIYVLPSWEGSAADSRVLRDAMSRTNGLRVPQGYYYLVDAGYTNGNGFLAPYRGQQYHLNEWREGHRPTTSAKFFNMKHFAARNVIERCFGLLKLRWAILRSPAFYPIKTQCKIILACCLLHNHVRNEMPIDLLEALLVQNVEEIEADPITVVEASPQWSNRRDTLATEIMDSQSTDQQNGKGRNKHNWTPTEDEKLVEAMVELCVSGTMKSDNGFKPGTFVQIEKLLEQKLPGSRIKASPHIESRVKTLKKQYNAITDMIVSSSGFSWNDEKKMIICEKDLYDGWVKIWQSHPAAKGMWMKPFPHFDNLGNVFGKDRANGKQAANATDYIDEIDLNNDGLEEIAEMMTTPPPVAAEGLNEAPRNRKRKRTDAYVLGLTQMVGAMSKTIEAMDKLVGSLAEFDPMRQVYDEVSKVEGLSTSSKLKVSQIIMADPVKVSLLLSLPEDVKKEWVEELLQ, from the exons ATGAGGGTGGATGAAATGGTGGCAATGTTTCTTTTCATACTTGGTCATCATAAAAAGAATAGAGTGATAAAGTTTGATTTCTTAAGATCTGGTGAGATGATTAGTAGGTGCTTCAATAAAGTATTGAATGGTGTTCTTCGATTAAGTGACAACCTACTTAAATCACCTGAACCAGTCCTCAATAACTCAACGGATGACAGATGGAAATGGTTTAAG AATTGTCTAGGAGCACTAGATGGTACGTATATTAGGGTCAATGTACCTGAGAAAGATAAACCTAGATATCACACTAGAAAGAACAAAATTGCAACTAATGTGCTAGGAGTTTGCTCTCAAGACATGAAATTTATCTATGTTTTGCCGAGTTGGGAAGGCTCCGCAGCAGACTCTCGAGTACTACGAGATGCTATGAGTAGGACAAATGGTTTACGAGTTCCACAGG GTTACTACTACCTCGTTGATGCTGGGTACACAAATGGCAATGGTTTTCTTGCTCCATATAGAGGGCAACAATATCATTTGAATGAGTGGAGAGAAGGACACAGGCCAACAACTTCTGCAAAGTTTTTTAACATGAAGCATTTTGCAGCTAGAAATGTTATTGAGAGGTGTTTTGGTCTGCTTAAACTCCGTTGGGCTATCCTTCGAAGTCCTGCTTTTTACCCAATAAAGACACAATGCAAGATCATTCTTGCTTGTTGTCTTCTTCATAACCATGTAAGAAACGAGATGCCTATAGACCTGCTGGAAGCTTTGTTAGTGCAGAATGTAGAAGAAATAGAAGCTGACCCAATCACTGTTGTTGAAGCATCTCCTCAGTGGAGTAATCGGAGGGATACTTTAGCAACTGAAAT TATGGACTCTCAATCAACTGATCAACAAAATGGAAAAGGAAGAAACAAACACAATTGGACCCCAACAGAGGATGAAAAACTAGTTGAAGCTATGGTGGAGTTATGTGTTTCAGGAACAATGAAGAGTGACAATGGTTTCAAACCAGGAACATTTGTTCAAATTGAAAAGTTACTAGAGCAAAAGTTACCAGGTAGCAGGATCAAAGCCAGTCCACACATTGAGTCTCGGGTGAAGACTCTAAAGAAACAATATAATGCTATAACAGATATGATTGTCTCCAGCAGTGGTTTTTCATGGAATGATGAGAAGAAAATGATCATATGCGAAAAAGATCTGTATGACGGTTGGGTGAAG ATTTGGCAGAGTCATCCAGCAGCAAAAGGAATGTGGATGAAGCCTTTTCCTCATTTTGACAACTTGGGAAATGTCTTTGGTAAAGATCGTGCAAATGGAAAGCAAGCAGCCAATGCTACTGATTATATTGATGAGATTGATCTAAACAATGATGGCCTAGAAGAAATTGCTGAAATGATGACTACTCCTCCACCTGTAGCAGCAGAAGGTCTAAATGAAGCTCCAAGGAATAGGAAAAGGAAGAGGACAGATGCATATGTACTAGGGCTGACACAAATGGTTGGTGCAATGTCTAAGACTATTGAAGCAATGGATAAGCTTGTGGGAAGTCTTGCAGAATTTGATCCCATGCGTCAAGTCTATGATGAGGTATCAAAAGTTGAAGGTTTAAGTACCTCGTCTAAACTAAAAGTAAGTCAGATTATCATGGCTGATCCTGTGAAAGTCAGTCTCCTTCTCAGTCTTCCTGAAGATGTTAAAAAAGAATGGGTGGAGGAATTGCTTCAGTAA